The sequence TCAGGTAACTACGAGTCCTTCACTGGGATTACATTTATCAGGTGTTGAACAGATCAGCTGATCCAACAAACAAAACAAATGGGCCGACCAGTTCTAGGCCCATGTCCTGGCCCAAGTCCATTTCCAGTCCATTGATATGGGCCTATTTTCTGTTCGTCGGGCCTAACCCGGCCCAGGCTGAGCTGAGAAAATACTACTCACTCCACTCGCTCTCTTTCACCCGCGCCCGCTGGCATGGCgttcccttctttcgtcccctCGAAACCttctctccccttctcttcctgtccctctcctctcctgttctccccttctttccttcctAGCTTCCAAGCCAAGGGGAGATTCTTTCCCTCGCGCTTCGATCTCCACAGACTCGATGCCTACCTCTCGCCCCAAACCCTCCAAAACCCTAGCGAAGAATCCCCGGAAGCCGATTCCCAGTCCCCAGGCGTcgagatcaagaagaagaagaaaaagaggaagcccCGGCCTAATTTCTACGTCCAGACTATGGAGCGGTGGTCCCTGAAGATCTCCTCTGAGAGGTCAAGATTTCCGTGGCAAGAGCTGGCggcagaagagaagaaggatgcGCTCCAGTCTCTAATTGCTGCTCCTCGTTCCCCCTTTCGTGTAGAGAACGAATGCCTGCCTTCGGAAGGGGCTAATTATGGGCATGCCCAGTTGGATTCAAGAGCTAAGGGCCGGAAGCCGGTGGAAAATCTTGTGTTTGATGGAGAGAAAGGGAAGAGTAGGTTAGATTTGATAGTTGAGAAGCTGAATAGTTCTTTGGGTGATGAAAGTTCCGATTTGGAATCGCCACCTACTAGGTCTGGTGTTGACGAGAGATCGAATTCTGACGGCACGACTTTCAGTGTAGCCCAGCCTGGAAATGGAAGCAACCCAATCTCCCGACGTGTCGGCATTCCTTTGGAAAGTCTGCCGGTTTTGGCTTCTCAGGTACGTGGAGCAAAACTTCGACAAGCCCCTGGGGATTTTGAACCTAAAACCCAGACATCAGTGAAAAATTTCAATTTTAATAGAGAGGATGATGAAAAGCTGAATGGTTCTTTGGATAATAAAGGGTCTGATTTTTTAACTGTTGGATCACTGTCTACCAGTTGTGATGATGAGGAGAGGTTGAGCTCTGAGGTTACTGCTTGGAATTCAGCTCTGATTGTAGATGGAAACCATCCATTCTCCGGGCCTGCAGGCATTCCTCTTGGAAGTCAGCCAGTGTTGGCTCCTCAGGTCCATGGGGCAAGACCTAGACAAACCAATTTGGACTCCAAAGCTAAGAACCAGACGTCACTGGAGGATTCTGAGTTTGATGGCGAGGAGGAGCCCAGAGCTGGTTTGCTGGATGAGCAGATAGCTGACTCTTCAAACCAAGATAACTGCAATTTAAGTCAGGATAATGTTTTAGTTAACTCTAATGATGAAGACACGCCGAATTGCATTAAGCAGCACTCTCTAACTAATAAAGCGTTAGCTGTTCCTTTAGGAAATGTTGCAGCCGATACTGTTAAACAACATGTAAATCAGGTTCCATTGCAAAGGCTTGAGTTTGATGCAGTGAGTGGAAAGAGCAATGTCAGTGCAATACTTGAAAAGCTTAAGAGTTCTATGGATCAAGATAGCTCCAGCATAGATTCAAACATTTCTTGTGGTGTATCTGATGACGAACGTGGGTCTAATACTGACTATTATATTGCCAATTTAATGGGTCCGGTATCATTCCCATGGGAGCGAGATGGTGGTTCTAGAGATAGAGAGCAGTTGCATAGGAAGAGCAACACCGAACTGGCAGAAAGGACCATCCCAGAGCCTGAGCTACGGAGGCTTAGAGATGCTGCATTAAGGATGAAAGAGAGGATGAAGGTTGGACCAGCAGGGGTTACTGAGGCTGTTGTGCAAAGCATTCATGAGAAGTGGAAGGAAAATGAGGTGGTCAAATTGAGGTTTGAAGGCCCGCCGAGCCTGTGCATGAAGAGGACACATGAGGTCTTGGAGGTCAGTTTTGCTAGCATTCACTGCTTTACATCCATGGCTTTTAAGAGTAGTCATTGTATTGAACTGCAATGAGTATTTTTTTCTATAAGCTAGTGACCTTGAAGCTTCTGAGAGCATGTCCTTGGATTCTTTAAATGTGTATTCTTTTATCGTGAGGTTATTGCTAATATCCTAGTTGGACCTATGCTTCATTCTATGCCTTCTGGTCTGTAAAGAAAATGGAAGGATTTTTTACTTTCCCACAAAGACTTATACAGTTTTCCATCTACAGTTTATCATCTGAGTATGAAACTAGTATCAGATCTTTACCATTTTTAGCTTGGGATTATTTACTTTCTGATGAAGACTTATACAACATTTCCATCTACAGTTTGTCATCTGAGTATGAAACTAATATCAGTTTTTTTACCATTTCTAGCTTGGGAAGATCGAATTCTTTGAGATCCTTAACTTGTGTTTATCTTGGTTCTGCCACCTACTTAACTTCATCACATGATTTATATTTTGAATCCAACAATAAGGGACTAATTTCATACAGCTTGCTTATCTAAATGATAGACCACCAAGTCACATGATGATTCAATACATAGTTTCATGAGATGCACAACATGCAGCCTCTTGTAAAGTTACTTCTATAGGCTATTCATGGTTTTAGTGAGTTCTTTTTAGGTGAATATGTAAATCAGATAATCTTAAAACATGGTCTTTTGTAGAACAGGTTTTATGAAAACAGGGGGAGAGCTATTTTTCATAAAACCGATTTTTCAGGTTTTACAACTTGACAATTATGGCAAAACTTGTTTTATGGAAAACAACCAAACAAccatttcttaaaaaattattcatcttgattttttttattaacctGTTTTACTAAAACTTGTCAACCAAATGGTCTCTTAGTTTAGTCTCAAAATACTTGTTTTAGTAATATTGATAGTCTCTAAGCTGGTTCTAATTAGTTGGGATGAGACCAGATGTTATAGCTGATTAGTAATTTTGACAGTTTTTATATACAAATCCTTCTATTTGTAATAAAATGTTATTATCACTGTCATGTTTAAATAATTGCTTACCTCGGTGCTAAAACATTAAAATAATTGCTTTTCATTTTTCAAATTCTCTGTATGCAGTCTTCCTACATGAAACTTATGTATGTTATTCAATTGACATTTATTATTGTCGTGTGTTAACCAGAGGAAAACTGGAGGTCTGGTGATTTGGAGGTCTGGAAGATCCCTTGTGTTATACCGGGGAATGACCTATGAACTTCCTTGTGTGCAGTCATATTCAAAACTTGTTAATACTAAATCTGATTCCAATTTGATGACTTCATCTGCAAATCCATCTGAAGGATCTATAGATACATCTGATATTGACAATCTGTTAGATCAGTTGGGACCACGATTTAAAGATTGGTCTGGCCGCAACCCACTTCCTGTTGATGCTGACTTGCTTCCTGGTGTAGTTCCTGGTTACAAACCACCATTTAGACTTCTTCCTTACAAGACCAGAAGTTCTCTGAGAGAGGGGGAAATGACATTTCTTCGTCGGCTTGCTAGAAAAATGCCTCCTCATTTTGCTCTAGGTATGATTATCAAATTTCTGACTAAAGGAGTTCAGTATAATTTATCCCTGTTTCTACTATTGACATGTCATACTATTTGTCCATGCTGTAGGACGAAACAGGCAACACCAAGGGTTAGCTACTGCCGTGGTCAAATTATGGGAGAAAAGTGCTATCGCAAAGATAGCCATCAAGCGTGGTGTACCAAATACATGTAATGATAGGATGGCCGAAGAAATCAAGGTGGACAATATGACATGATTTATATTGGTAGAAGTTAGTGATATAataatttatcttttttatgTGAAAATGATACACAATGTGAGCACTCTCTGATGCTCTGTCTGCATATTTTAGTTTATTGTCTTTGCCCCATTATATCCCTAAATGAGCACAATTGTGAGTTGCTTTCTCAATTGATCGTGGATTGACTTAGTGGTCAGTCTCTGAACAAGTTCAGATGTCTGGGCCTTGAATAGTTCCTTATAGTGCTTAATGCTTGCCATACATGATCTAAGTTGTGCATAAATATTTAATATTCTACACCTTCCTATAAAATTTGTTAGCAAATACCATTTAGTGGAATTGTTTATCATCTTTTTGGGATCCAATTCCAAATCATTTGTTTGTAGCTATGATCTTTCTAATGAGTCCCCTTTGTTGAGGTAGTATACTCTTCATGATAGTAATGAACCTTACTTCAAAACTGTCCTTTCCCTTAAAGAAAATAGCATGCTGCTTATTTTGTAATTGTGAATTTAGACAGACTTCTTTTTCATAATTAGGACTTGTCAAATTTCTACGAAGGTCACACCCAGAAATGAATACATGGGGCCAGGAAGGTTTTGGCATAAATTTGTTTTGTTAGAATATGTTCTTACTTGTTCACCTTTATTTTTCTATGGCCAGTCGTGCCTCAACTTTAATGAGTTGTAAGTATGCTAATTATTGTCTATTGTGAAATTTCTGTAGACTTTACTATTGGTTAAGACCAGAGTATATGAACAAGAGACATGCATGTACATGATAGAACTTCACATTTGTTCTTGACCAGTTTTGGAACTACGAAAAAGCTATACGAGCAAGGTACAGGCATGTACGGCATGAAAACATTAGTACCAGATCTTGAATTAAATGTTGGCATTTACCAATATTCTATATAATCTCCCACCTTATTATTAGTTGGTCAGGTTTACTTTCCTTTCTTTTACAACTTTGTCATTGAACAAATTCCTTGTGCAATATAAATTCTGATATCAGAAGATCATTTGCAGAAATTGACAGGGGGAATACTTCTTTCGAGGAACAAGGAGTATATTGTCTTCTATAGGGGAAATGACTTTTTGACACCTTCAGTTAGGGATGTGCTGGTAAAAAAAGAGAAGCTAGCTGCTATTCAGCAGGATGACGAAGAAGTAGCTCGGATAAGGGCATCATCAATTGTTTCCAATGCAAAAAGTAATAAGGCTCCATTGGTCGCTGGTACTCTT is a genomic window of Phoenix dactylifera cultivar Barhee BC4 chromosome 4, palm_55x_up_171113_PBpolish2nd_filt_p, whole genome shotgun sequence containing:
- the LOC103712863 gene encoding CRM-domain containing factor CFM3, chloroplastic/mitochondrial-like, yielding MAFPSFVPSKPSLPFSSCPSPLLFSPSFLPSFQAKGRFFPSRFDLHRLDAYLSPQTLQNPSEESPEADSQSPGVEIKKKKKKRKPRPNFYVQTMERWSLKISSERSRFPWQELAAEEKKDALQSLIAAPRSPFRVENECLPSEGANYGHAQLDSRAKGRKPVENLVFDGEKGKSRLDLIVEKLNSSLGDESSDLESPPTRSGVDERSNSDGTTFSVAQPGNGSNPISRRVGIPLESLPVLASQVRGAKLRQAPGDFEPKTQTSVKNFNFNREDDEKLNGSLDNKGSDFLTVGSLSTSCDDEERLSSEVTAWNSALIVDGNHPFSGPAGIPLGSQPVLAPQVHGARPRQTNLDSKAKNQTSLEDSEFDGEEEPRAGLLDEQIADSSNQDNCNLSQDNVLVNSNDEDTPNCIKQHSLTNKALAVPLGNVAADTVKQHVNQVPLQRLEFDAVSGKSNVSAILEKLKSSMDQDSSSIDSNISCGVSDDERGSNTDYYIANLMGPVSFPWERDGGSRDREQLHRKSNTELAERTIPEPELRRLRDAALRMKERMKVGPAGVTEAVVQSIHEKWKENEVVKLRFEGPPSLCMKRTHEVLERKTGGLVIWRSGRSLVLYRGMTYELPCVQSYSKLVNTKSDSNLMTSSANPSEGSIDTSDIDNLLDQLGPRFKDWSGRNPLPVDADLLPGVVPGYKPPFRLLPYKTRSSLREGEMTFLRRLARKMPPHFALGRNRQHQGLATAVVKLWEKSAIAKIAIKRGVPNTCNDRMAEEIKKLTGGILLSRNKEYIVFYRGNDFLTPSVRDVLVKKEKLAAIQQDDEEVARIRASSIVSNAKSNKAPLVAGTLAETLEAKTRWGNPLSSEHREKMRKDLDLAKHASLIRYLQRKLFFAKARVRKAEEAQAKVQEFLKPAGLPTDLETVTDEERFLFRKIGLKMRSYFPLGRRGVFDGTIENMHLSWKYRELVKIFVKGKTFAQVKHIAISLEAESGGVLISLDKTTKGYAIIIYRGKNYQRPLTLRPKNLLTRRQALARSIELQRREALSHHISNLQDRIQILKSQLDQMKSEKDSGGNELDLQLNDAVFSDDDDVEDEGEEAYLETYRSDDEDNAAASAEGL